In the genome of Gemmatimonadota bacterium, one region contains:
- a CDS encoding transcription initiation protein, which yields MAKYLISFPSAAMIVPDGECEAVGRAAHAVIDEAKAAGVYVFGGGIDEDVPPVLVSADGTVATGGYPWAPKLDGGFTVLELPSRDEAIVWAARIARACRCDQELRVFGFDPQS from the coding sequence ATCTCTTTTCCAAGCGCGGCGATGATTGTACCCGATGGCGAATGCGAAGCCGTAGGCCGCGCCGCGCACGCTGTGATCGACGAGGCGAAAGCCGCCGGTGTTTACGTCTTCGGCGGCGGAATCGACGAAGACGTACCGCCCGTGCTCGTCTCTGCCGACGGCACGGTTGCAACGGGCGGCTATCCCTGGGCGCCCAAGCTCGACGGCGGCTTCACCGTGTTGGAGCTGCCTTCGCGCGATGAGGCCATCGTGTGGGCGGCGCGCATCGCCAGGGCCTGTCGCTGCGACCAGGAACTGCGCGTCTTCGGGTTCGACCCGCAGTCCTGA